From the genome of Sphingomonas sp. HMP6, one region includes:
- a CDS encoding lipopolysaccharide biosynthesis protein, translated as MMRLVARLPFLFIAGRLYGPDTLGTFARAVLFVEVASLLATFGLKRGLALAIAETDRPHVQIVWDCLIVAAIASAAASGILLLLPDLMYHGSTPTLLERLLPCIIVAGAWSDLMLAALAYRRNVQATVTARAIIEPWTISIAAGVLYPIARHDGLVIAYMLSMVAALLASFVPFVRSYGAPTGWRLHIGRTFALIRRNAPLAGADALEWGTRNVDRSILFLMFEPRIVGIYWMAQQVASIPGKLKTSFDPILGPVITSSLARGDTSGVASQVRQVGFWILAAQTGLALMGSIPGEAVMGTVGPQFVAGTAALAFLLFAEAAASTGAVCESALVYIARVENMAISIGMLLFQIALSYGLIYAMQALGWPVAYQAAGPAAALFVSVTLTSVIKSNYLARLLKARVAGWRLPMLWAILAAGTVGAAFTALPPQYEWIELAIGEPAIAGIYLFVLYRWAFKPEDRALFRKMPGGTAATA; from the coding sequence ATGATGCGGCTCGTCGCGCGGCTGCCGTTTCTGTTCATCGCCGGTCGGTTGTACGGGCCCGATACGCTCGGAACCTTCGCGCGTGCGGTGCTGTTCGTCGAGGTGGCGTCGTTGCTGGCGACGTTCGGCCTCAAACGCGGCCTAGCACTCGCCATCGCCGAGACGGACCGGCCGCATGTCCAGATCGTGTGGGATTGCCTGATCGTCGCCGCGATCGCATCCGCCGCCGCGAGCGGCATCCTGCTGCTGCTGCCCGATCTGATGTATCATGGCAGCACCCCGACGCTGCTCGAACGGTTGCTGCCGTGCATCATCGTCGCGGGGGCCTGGTCCGACCTGATGCTGGCCGCCCTTGCCTATCGCCGCAACGTGCAAGCCACGGTGACCGCGCGGGCGATCATCGAGCCGTGGACGATCTCGATCGCGGCCGGCGTGCTATACCCGATCGCGCGGCATGACGGGCTGGTCATCGCCTATATGCTGTCGATGGTCGCGGCACTGCTCGCATCGTTCGTGCCGTTCGTGCGCAGCTATGGCGCGCCGACGGGCTGGCGGCTGCATATCGGGCGGACGTTCGCGCTGATCCGCCGCAACGCGCCGCTCGCGGGTGCCGACGCGCTCGAATGGGGCACGCGCAATGTCGACCGATCGATTCTGTTCCTGATGTTTGAGCCGCGTATCGTCGGGATTTACTGGATGGCGCAGCAAGTCGCGTCGATCCCCGGCAAGTTGAAGACCAGTTTCGATCCGATCCTTGGCCCAGTGATCACCTCCAGCCTGGCGCGTGGCGATACCTCCGGCGTGGCCAGTCAGGTGCGCCAAGTCGGGTTCTGGATCTTAGCGGCGCAAACCGGGCTTGCGTTGATGGGGTCGATCCCCGGCGAGGCGGTGATGGGCACGGTCGGCCCGCAGTTTGTGGCGGGGACTGCGGCGCTGGCCTTCCTGCTGTTTGCGGAAGCCGCGGCCTCGACTGGCGCGGTGTGCGAATCGGCGCTTGTCTATATTGCGCGCGTCGAGAACATGGCGATCTCAATCGGAATGCTGCTGTTCCAGATCGCGCTCAGCTATGGCTTGATCTACGCGATGCAGGCGCTCGGCTGGCCGGTGGCGTATCAGGCGGCGGGGCCCGCGGCGGCCTTGTTCGTGTCGGTCACGCTGACCTCGGTCATCAAATCCAATTATCTGGCACGGCTGCTGAAGGCGCGCGTCGCCGGGTGGCGCTTGCCGATGCTGTGGGCGATCCTGGCGGCGGGCACCGTCGGCGCGGCCTTCACCGCGCTGCCGCCGCAATATGAATGGATCGAACTGGCGATCGGCGAACCCGCGATTGCCGGTATCTATCTTTTCGTGTTGTATCGATGGGCCTTCAAACCCGAAGATCGCGCGCTGTTCCGCAAAATGCCCGGGGGCACGGCGGCCACGGCGTGA
- the purH gene encoding bifunctional phosphoribosylaminoimidazolecarboxamide formyltransferase/IMP cyclohydrolase encodes MTDLPIRRALLSVSDKTGIVDLARSLAQQGVELVSTGGTAKALRDAGLAVRDISDLTGFPEMMDGRVKTLHPVVHGGLLAVRDDPAHVASMEEHGIGAIDLVVVNLYPFEATVAKGAERDEIIENIDIGGPSMVRSAAKNHAFVAIVTDPADYAVVALGTTTLADRRRFAAKAYAATAAYDAAISGWFNHVDQGERFPARVTLPMIKQAELRYGENPHQIAALYAQASGGVNGVAQAHQVQGKELSYNNYNDADAALELVSEFRDGPPTVVIVKHANPCGVATGDTLIEAYQAAFACDTVSAFGGIIAVNRPLDGPTAEAISGIFTEVVAAPDADDAARAVFARKKNLRLLLTGDLPDPARRGRMIKSIAGGFLIQSRDSAGTPDLTVVTKRQPTEAELADCRFAWTVAKHVKSNAIVYAKGGSTAGIGAGQMNRLESAHIAAWKAKDAAEKAGWATPRTIGSAVASDAFFPFADGLLAAVEAGATAVIQPGGSIRDDEVIAAADAAGLAMVFTGVRHFRH; translated from the coding sequence ATGACCGACCTGCCCATCCGCCGCGCGCTTCTGTCGGTGTCCGACAAGACCGGCATCGTCGACCTCGCCCGTAGCCTGGCGCAGCAGGGCGTCGAACTGGTTTCGACCGGCGGCACCGCCAAGGCGTTGCGCGATGCCGGGCTCGCCGTGCGCGATATCAGCGATCTCACCGGTTTCCCCGAAATGATGGACGGACGCGTCAAGACGCTGCACCCAGTCGTCCATGGCGGCCTGCTCGCGGTGCGCGACGATCCCGCGCATGTCGCATCGATGGAAGAACACGGAATCGGCGCGATCGATCTGGTCGTGGTCAACCTCTACCCGTTCGAGGCGACCGTCGCCAAGGGTGCGGAGCGCGACGAGATAATCGAGAATATCGATATCGGCGGCCCGTCGATGGTGCGGTCGGCGGCCAAGAACCACGCCTTCGTTGCGATCGTCACCGATCCGGCGGATTATGCGGTGGTCGCGCTAGGGACCACCACGCTCGCCGACCGCCGCCGCTTCGCCGCCAAAGCTTATGCCGCGACCGCCGCTTATGATGCGGCGATTTCCGGCTGGTTCAACCATGTCGATCAGGGCGAGCGCTTCCCCGCGCGCGTCACGCTGCCGATGATCAAGCAGGCCGAACTCCGTTATGGCGAGAATCCGCACCAGATTGCAGCACTCTATGCGCAGGCCAGCGGCGGCGTGAACGGCGTCGCGCAAGCGCATCAGGTGCAAGGCAAGGAGCTGAGCTACAACAATTATAACGACGCCGATGCCGCGCTCGAACTGGTCAGCGAATTTCGCGATGGCCCACCGACGGTGGTGATCGTCAAGCACGCCAATCCGTGCGGTGTCGCGACCGGTGATACCCTGATCGAAGCCTATCAAGCCGCCTTTGCGTGTGACACCGTCTCGGCCTTCGGCGGGATCATCGCGGTCAACCGGCCGCTCGACGGGCCGACCGCCGAGGCGATCTCGGGAATCTTCACCGAAGTCGTCGCGGCGCCCGACGCCGATGACGCCGCGCGCGCGGTGTTCGCGCGCAAGAAGAATTTGCGCTTGCTGCTGACCGGCGATCTGCCCGATCCGGCGCGGCGCGGGCGGATGATCAAGTCGATCGCGGGCGGCTTCCTGATCCAGTCGCGCGATTCGGCCGGGACGCCCGATCTCACCGTCGTGACCAAGCGCCAGCCGACCGAGGCCGAACTGGCCGATTGCCGCTTCGCCTGGACGGTCGCCAAGCACGTCAAATCGAACGCGATCGTCTATGCCAAGGGCGGCAGCACCGCGGGGATCGGCGCGGGGCAGATGAACCGGCTCGAATCCGCCCACATCGCCGCATGGAAGGCCAAGGACGCTGCCGAAAAGGCCGGTTGGGCGACCCCGCGCACGATCGGATCGGCGGTCGCCTCTGACGCCTTTTTCCCCTTTGCCGACGGCTTGCTCGCGGCGGTCGAGGCGGGTGCCACCGCAGTGATCCAGCCTGGCGGATCGATCCGCGACGATGAGGTGATCGCCGCTGCAGATGCGGCTGGGCTGGCGATGGTGTTTACTGGCGTCCGGCACTTCCGGCACTGA
- a CDS encoding heparinase II/III family protein: MNDVPPPGAFTPDQAGGSDSIDEGKRLIRSGGDKGLSLAERLSERFHRLTWRTPIHDIRLKGRHPLKLIAVPDDPFLGDVRRGNALLAGTLSFRGESRVVETLDLTKPDFSKAFGEYLHGFSWLRDLSTVATRAQATPVAEALMRCWLDAHADKVSEPAWRADLWGRRILFWTAHAPLILSSTDLVYRSRVLNTLARGARHIDRGADKVAPGAPRVAALCGVVAAGLLIPGGDARRGAVEAALAKAIGVSIFEDGGNVARAPAAQVDLLMLLTQLREVYAARRLEPPASIGSAIQTLVPALLGVCLGDRDLGSWQGGAPIGVERLEQIIQASGVRTRPLRQARDWGYQRLAAGSAVAILDAAPPPVVRLVEGGCASTLAFEFSDGPNRIVVNCGGARVGVVQLPPALAEGLRTTAAHSTLTVGDSNSTAIHADGTLGRGVGEVELARQESDGSSRIDASHDGYARRFGFLHRRQLVLSSDGRELRGEDMLLPATKRRKLVATGFAIRFHLGLGVQVSPTADGQAALLRLPGGGLWQYRCRGGALAIEESVWIDADGRPHATMQLVVTGESPAGGANVSWVLKRAG, translated from the coding sequence ATGAACGATGTGCCGCCCCCCGGAGCGTTTACGCCCGACCAGGCGGGCGGCAGCGACAGCATCGATGAAGGCAAACGCCTGATCCGTTCGGGCGGCGATAAGGGGTTGTCGCTTGCCGAGCGTTTATCGGAACGCTTTCATCGCCTGACATGGCGCACGCCGATCCACGACATTCGGCTGAAGGGGCGCCATCCGTTGAAGCTCATCGCCGTGCCTGACGATCCGTTCCTGGGCGACGTGCGGCGCGGGAATGCGTTGCTGGCGGGCACGCTTAGCTTTCGCGGGGAAAGTCGCGTGGTCGAAACGCTCGATTTGACCAAGCCCGATTTTTCCAAGGCGTTCGGGGAATATCTCCACGGCTTTTCATGGTTGCGCGACCTATCCACGGTGGCGACGCGCGCGCAAGCGACGCCGGTGGCCGAAGCGCTGATGCGGTGCTGGCTCGACGCGCATGCCGACAAGGTGAGCGAACCGGCCTGGCGCGCCGATCTGTGGGGCCGGCGCATCCTGTTCTGGACGGCACACGCGCCGCTGATCCTGTCCTCGACCGACCTCGTCTATCGCAGCCGCGTGCTCAACACGCTCGCCCGGGGTGCGCGCCATATCGATCGCGGTGCCGACAAAGTTGCCCCCGGTGCGCCGCGCGTCGCGGCCCTGTGCGGCGTGGTGGCGGCGGGCTTGCTGATTCCCGGCGGCGATGCGCGGCGCGGCGCGGTCGAAGCGGCGCTGGCCAAGGCGATCGGGGTCTCGATCTTCGAGGATGGCGGCAATGTCGCGCGCGCGCCGGCGGCGCAAGTCGATCTGCTGATGCTGCTGACGCAATTGCGAGAGGTTTATGCCGCACGGCGGCTGGAGCCGCCGGCGAGCATCGGCAGCGCGATCCAGACGCTGGTCCCGGCACTGCTCGGCGTGTGTCTTGGCGACCGGGATTTGGGAAGCTGGCAGGGCGGCGCGCCGATCGGCGTGGAACGGCTCGAGCAGATCATCCAGGCCAGCGGCGTGCGCACCCGCCCGCTGCGCCAGGCGCGCGACTGGGGGTATCAGCGGCTCGCCGCCGGATCGGCCGTAGCGATCCTGGATGCCGCGCCGCCGCCGGTGGTACGCCTGGTCGAGGGCGGTTGCGCTTCGACGCTCGCGTTCGAATTTTCCGATGGCCCCAACCGCATCGTCGTTAATTGCGGCGGCGCGCGCGTGGGCGTCGTGCAATTGCCGCCTGCGCTGGCCGAGGGCCTGCGGACCACGGCGGCGCATTCCACGCTGACCGTCGGCGACAGCAATTCGACCGCGATTCACGCCGATGGGACGCTGGGACGCGGGGTCGGCGAAGTCGAACTCGCGCGGCAGGAAAGCGACGGATCGAGCCGGATCGACGCCAGCCACGACGGCTATGCGCGCCGCTTCGGCTTCCTGCACCGCCGCCAATTGGTACTTTCGAGCGACGGTCGCGAGTTGCGCGGCGAGGATATGCTGCTCCCTGCGACGAAGCGGCGCAAGCTCGTCGCGACCGGGTTCGCGATCCGCTTCCACCTCGGGCTCGGCGTGCAGGTATCGCCCACCGCCGATGGCCAGGCGGCATTGCTGCGGCTACCCGGCGGTGGCCTGTGGCAATATCGCTGCCGCGGCGGCGCGCTGGCGATCGAGGAAAGCGTGTGGATCGATGCCGACGGCCGCCCGCACGCGACGATGCAACTCGTCGTAACCGGTGAATCCCCCGCTGGCGGCGCCAATGTAAGCTGGGTCCTGAAGCGCGCCGGTTGA
- the rpe gene encoding ribulose-phosphate 3-epimerase, whose amino-acid sequence MSQLPVRIAPSILSADFAKLGEEIRAIDAAGADWIHVDVMDGHFVPNISIGPAVVKAIRPHTTKPLDVHLMIAPVDLYLDAFAEAGADTISVHVEAGPHTHRSLQHIRSLGKRAGVVLTPQTPAKALDYLLEEVDLVLIMSVNPGFGGQAFIESSLRKIEAVRKMIDKGGYAIDLEVDGGIDRVTAPRAIVAGADALVAGTATFRGGPDAYAANIAGLRG is encoded by the coding sequence ATGTCGCAGCTTCCCGTCCGCATCGCCCCTTCGATCCTCTCGGCCGATTTCGCCAAATTGGGCGAGGAGATTCGCGCCATCGACGCCGCCGGGGCCGACTGGATCCATGTCGATGTGATGGACGGGCATTTCGTGCCCAATATCTCGATCGGCCCGGCGGTGGTAAAGGCGATCCGCCCGCACACGACCAAGCCGCTCGACGTGCATTTGATGATCGCGCCAGTCGATCTGTATCTCGATGCCTTTGCCGAAGCCGGCGCGGATACGATCAGCGTGCATGTCGAGGCAGGGCCGCACACGCACCGCAGCCTTCAGCATATCCGCAGTCTGGGCAAGCGCGCCGGCGTGGTGCTGACGCCGCAGACGCCGGCCAAGGCGCTCGATTATCTGCTCGAAGAGGTCGATCTGGTGCTGATCATGAGCGTCAATCCCGGTTTTGGCGGGCAGGCGTTCATCGAAAGCTCGCTGCGCAAGATCGAAGCGGTGCGCAAGATGATCGACAAGGGCGGCTATGCGATCGATCTGGAGGTCGATGGCGGCATCGACCGCGTTACCGCCCCGCGCGCGATTGTGGCGGGGGCCGACGCGCTGGTTGCGGGCACGGCCACCTTCCGCGGTGGGCCGGACGCCTATGCCGCCAACATCGCGGGCCTGCGCGGTTAA
- a CDS encoding RsmB/NOP family class I SAM-dependent RNA methyltransferase, whose translation MPRPEPIDPPGVPARRAALRLLDAVLRQGLPLEAAIGRATAGIERSDDRALAHAIAAEVLRRLPDLDALIDSATKTRLPDDAKARFALRIALVQALSLGTPAHAAISTVLPLVDGGPRKLVHGVFGTISRGGDQLPEQPTLPDPVAIRWHAAWGDDGIEAAERAMAAPPPLDLTLADPATTAAMAEALGGVSLLPGHVRLDSAHVPELPGFEEGSWWVQDIAASLPARLLGPGPGTVLDLCAAPGGKTMQLASAGWSVTAVDSSENRLARLHENLERTQLSAEVIVADLLLWSPPAPADAVLLDAPCSATGIFRRHPDVLHRVRPSQITELAALQAKLLARAADWVKPGGTLVFATCSLEPAEGEEQLTRFLAARPDYSLVPIMQDELPAGMTPNPGGWLRTLPGMINPGGNDGFFIARLRRTG comes from the coding sequence ATGCCCCGGCCCGAACCGATCGACCCACCCGGCGTCCCCGCACGCCGCGCCGCACTGCGCCTGCTCGATGCGGTATTGCGCCAGGGCCTGCCGCTGGAGGCCGCGATCGGGCGCGCGACGGCGGGGATCGAGCGTAGCGACGACCGCGCGCTGGCCCATGCCATTGCCGCCGAAGTGCTGCGGCGCTTGCCCGATCTCGACGCGCTGATCGATTCGGCGACCAAGACGCGGCTGCCCGATGACGCCAAGGCGCGCTTTGCGCTGCGCATCGCGCTCGTTCAGGCGCTGTCGCTTGGCACCCCGGCCCATGCCGCGATTTCGACGGTGCTGCCGCTGGTCGATGGTGGCCCGCGCAAGCTGGTCCACGGCGTGTTCGGCACGATCTCGCGCGGGGGCGATCAGCTACCCGAACAACCGACCCTGCCCGATCCGGTGGCGATCCGCTGGCACGCCGCGTGGGGCGACGATGGGATCGAGGCCGCCGAACGCGCGATGGCGGCACCCCCGCCGCTCGACCTGACGCTCGCTGATCCCGCCACCACGGCGGCGATGGCCGAGGCGCTCGGTGGTGTCTCGTTGCTCCCCGGCCATGTCCGGCTCGATTCGGCGCACGTGCCCGAATTGCCTGGCTTCGAAGAGGGAAGCTGGTGGGTGCAGGACATTGCCGCGTCGCTCCCGGCGCGCTTGCTCGGGCCGGGCCCCGGCACCGTGCTCGACCTGTGCGCCGCACCGGGCGGCAAGACGATGCAGCTCGCCAGCGCCGGTTGGAGCGTGACCGCAGTCGATTCGTCGGAAAATCGGCTGGCGCGCCTGCATGAGAATCTGGAGCGGACGCAGCTTTCAGCCGAGGTGATCGTCGCCGATCTGTTGCTCTGGTCGCCGCCCGCCCCGGCCGATGCGGTGCTGCTCGATGCGCCGTGCAGTGCGACCGGCATCTTCCGCCGCCACCCCGACGTGCTCCACCGCGTCCGCCCGTCGCAGATCACCGAACTCGCCGCGCTGCAGGCGAAATTGCTCGCGCGCGCCGCCGATTGGGTGAAGCCCGGCGGCACGCTGGTGTTCGCGACGTGCTCGCTCGAACCGGCCGAAGGGGAAGAGCAGCTCACCAGATTCCTCGCCGCTCGCCCTGATTACAGCCTCGTTCCGATCATGCAGGACGAACTGCCCGCCGGCATGACGCCAAACCCCGGCGGATGGCTGCGCACGCTGCCCGGCATGATCAATCCTGGCGGCAATGACGGCTTCTTCATCGCGCGGCTGCGGCGGACTGGCTAA
- a CDS encoding DUF1674 domain-containing protein: MAARPPHVKPPAYLSANPPVPKPDPVPVKTQSAKGDPDGLDPTRYGDWELKGIAIDF, encoded by the coding sequence ATGGCCGCTCGCCCGCCACATGTGAAGCCACCCGCCTATCTCAGCGCCAATCCTCCGGTGCCGAAACCCGATCCGGTGCCGGTGAAAACGCAAAGCGCGAAGGGCGATCCCGACGGGCTCGATCCGACGCGTTATGGCGATTGGGAACTCAAGGGCATCGCGATCGATTTTTGA
- a CDS encoding NAD(P)H-dependent glycerol-3-phosphate dehydrogenase, with protein sequence MRIGVIGGGAWGTALAQVFATGGHRVVLWAREPEVVAAINAEHRNPVFLPGVALSPALVAVGQIWDIGDVDVVFVVTPAQHMRAILADVPCNAQPLILCAKGIEAGSLKLLHQVAREEVDGSPVAVLSGPTFAHEVAHGLPTAVTLAAEDLALATDIAQAIAQPSFRPYASTDVIGAEIGGAVKNVLAIACGVVEGAGLGQNARAALIARGFAEMVRFGLARGARAETLSGLSGLGDLVLTCSSTSSRNFSLGMGLGQGKLAADLLADRLTVAEGAFTAPVLREAAMAAGVAMPVVEAVCDLLEGCEVRGVIEALLARPLTRE encoded by the coding sequence ATGAGGATCGGCGTCATCGGCGGCGGGGCCTGGGGTACGGCGCTGGCGCAGGTATTCGCAACCGGCGGTCACCGGGTCGTTCTCTGGGCGCGCGAACCCGAGGTCGTCGCCGCGATCAACGCGGAACACCGAAACCCCGTATTCCTGCCCGGCGTTGCCTTGTCGCCCGCGCTCGTCGCGGTCGGGCAGATTTGGGATATCGGCGATGTCGACGTCGTGTTCGTCGTAACGCCAGCGCAGCATATGCGCGCGATCCTAGCTGATGTTCCGTGCAATGCGCAGCCGCTCATCCTTTGCGCCAAGGGCATCGAAGCAGGTAGCCTCAAGCTCTTGCACCAAGTGGCGCGGGAAGAGGTCGATGGGTCGCCGGTTGCCGTCCTGTCCGGCCCGACCTTCGCACATGAGGTCGCGCACGGCCTGCCGACAGCCGTGACGCTAGCGGCGGAGGATCTCGCTCTCGCCACCGACATTGCGCAGGCAATCGCGCAGCCAAGCTTCCGGCCCTATGCCTCCACCGACGTGATCGGCGCGGAGATTGGCGGGGCGGTGAAGAATGTGCTCGCGATCGCGTGCGGCGTGGTCGAGGGGGCTGGGCTCGGCCAGAACGCCCGCGCCGCGCTGATCGCGCGCGGCTTTGCGGAGATGGTGCGGTTCGGCCTCGCGCGCGGCGCGCGGGCGGAGACGTTGAGCGGGCTGTCGGGGCTTGGCGATCTGGTGCTGACGTGCTCCTCGACCAGTTCGCGCAACTTCTCGCTCGGGATGGGGCTTGGCCAGGGCAAGCTCGCGGCCGACCTACTTGCCGACCGGCTGACGGTTGCGGAGGGCGCCTTCACGGCGCCGGTGCTGCGCGAGGCGGCAATGGCGGCGGGCGTCGCGATGCCGGTGGTGGAGGCGGTATGCGATCTCCTTGAGGGGTGCGAAGTGCGGGGTGTGATCGAAGCGTTGCTGGCGCGACCGCTGACGCGGGAGTGA
- the tsaD gene encoding tRNA (adenosine(37)-N6)-threonylcarbamoyltransferase complex transferase subunit TsaD, with the protein MALILGLESSCDETAAALVTSDRRILSHRLAGQEAAHRPYGGVVPEIAARAHVEMLSPLVAAALADAGVTLADVDAVAATAGPGLIGGVMVGLVTGKALAHAASKPLIAVNHLEGHALSPRLSDPDLEFPYLLLLVSGGHCQLLLVEGVARYRRLATTIDDAAGEAFDKTAKVLGLGFPGGPAVEAAAALGQSIVPLPRPLKGSPEPHFSFAGLKSAVVRAHDAKTWGVEDIAASFQAAVVDCLIDRTVRALGQAGAVTALVVAGGVAANTAVRTALADLATAHSLRFVAPPLWLCTDNAAMIGWAGAERFAAGLTDPLDVAARPRWPLDPGAEAVRGAGVKA; encoded by the coding sequence ATGGCACTCATTCTCGGCCTTGAATCGAGCTGCGACGAAACCGCCGCCGCCCTCGTTACCTCGGATCGTCGCATCCTGTCGCACCGTCTTGCGGGGCAGGAGGCGGCGCATCGCCCGTACGGCGGCGTGGTGCCCGAAATCGCGGCGCGCGCGCATGTCGAGATGTTGAGCCCGTTGGTCGCGGCGGCGCTCGCCGATGCGGGCGTTACGCTGGCCGATGTCGATGCGGTCGCGGCGACGGCGGGGCCGGGGCTGATCGGTGGCGTGATGGTCGGGCTCGTCACCGGCAAGGCGCTGGCGCACGCGGCGAGCAAGCCGCTGATTGCGGTCAACCACCTCGAGGGGCATGCGCTCAGCCCGCGTTTGTCCGACCCAGATCTGGAATTTCCCTATCTGCTGCTGCTCGTTTCGGGCGGGCATTGCCAGTTGCTGCTGGTCGAGGGCGTCGCGCGCTATCGCCGCCTCGCGACGACGATCGACGATGCCGCAGGCGAGGCGTTCGACAAGACCGCCAAGGTGCTGGGCCTCGGCTTTCCCGGCGGCCCGGCGGTCGAGGCGGCGGCGGCACTTGGGCAGTCGATCGTGCCCTTGCCGCGTCCGTTGAAGGGTTCGCCCGAGCCGCACTTTTCTTTCGCAGGGCTCAAAAGCGCTGTCGTGCGCGCGCATGACGCCAAGACGTGGGGTGTCGAGGATATCGCCGCTTCGTTCCAGGCTGCGGTGGTCGATTGCTTGATTGACCGGACCGTGCGGGCGCTGGGACAGGCGGGCGCGGTCACGGCTTTGGTCGTGGCGGGGGGCGTCGCCGCCAATACTGCCGTCCGCACCGCCCTTGCCGATCTCGCCACCGCGCACAGCCTGCGCTTCGTCGCGCCGCCGTTATGGTTGTGTACCGACAATGCCGCGATGATCGGCTGGGCGGGCGCGGAACGCTTTGCCGCCGGCCTGACCGATCCGCTCGACGTGGCGGCGCGCCCGCGCTGGCCGCTCGATCCGGGTGCGGAAGCGGTGCGCGGCGCAGGAGTGAAAGCATGA
- the hemC gene encoding hydroxymethylbilane synthase, which produces MTQPQLKLGTRGSPLALVQANMVRDALCTAHGWDIGAIEIVPIKTTGDRVQDVALAEIGGKALWTKELDRALLSGEVDFAVHSMKDVETARPVEIAIAAMLPRADVRDRLIGAPSIASLRQGAVIGTSSPRRVAQLKRMRPDFETVLFRGNVDTRLAKVAAGEVDASMLAAAGLDRLGRPDVGVGIETDVMLPAPAQGAVGIEARAGDATILGWLAAIDHEATHLCVLVERALLAALVADCHSPVAALAVIDDGTVFIRAELFAEDGSAHVTGEMRGAVDDGTLSERLAADLLARAPESVRRLFSA; this is translated from the coding sequence TTGACGCAACCACAGTTGAAGCTCGGCACGCGCGGATCGCCGCTCGCGCTCGTCCAGGCTAATATGGTGCGCGATGCGCTGTGCACCGCGCACGGTTGGGACATCGGCGCGATCGAGATCGTGCCGATCAAGACCACGGGCGACCGTGTGCAGGACGTCGCGCTCGCCGAAATCGGCGGCAAGGCACTGTGGACAAAGGAACTCGATCGCGCTTTGCTGTCAGGCGAAGTCGATTTCGCGGTGCATTCGATGAAGGATGTCGAGACCGCGCGCCCGGTCGAGATCGCGATCGCCGCGATGCTGCCGCGTGCCGATGTACGCGATCGGCTGATCGGCGCGCCGAGCATCGCCAGCCTGCGCCAAGGCGCCGTGATCGGCACCAGCTCACCACGCCGCGTCGCGCAGTTGAAGCGGATGCGCCCCGATTTCGAGACGGTGCTGTTCCGCGGCAATGTCGATACGCGCCTCGCCAAGGTGGCGGCGGGCGAGGTCGACGCATCGATGCTGGCGGCAGCGGGGCTCGATCGGCTCGGACGCCCCGATGTCGGCGTCGGGATCGAGACCGACGTCATGCTGCCCGCGCCGGCCCAGGGTGCGGTCGGGATCGAAGCGCGCGCGGGCGACGCGACGATCCTTGGCTGGCTCGCCGCGATTGATCATGAGGCGACGCATCTGTGCGTGCTGGTCGAGCGCGCCTTGCTCGCGGCGCTGGTGGCGGATTGCCACTCGCCGGTTGCAGCACTTGCGGTGATCGACGATGGCACCGTCTTCATTCGCGCCGAGCTGTTCGCCGAGGATGGCAGCGCGCATGTGACGGGCGAGATGCGCGGCGCGGTCGATGATGGAACGCTTTCCGAACGGCTCGCCGCCGATCTGCTCGCGCGCGCACCCGAAAGCGTACGGCGGCTGTTCTCGGCGTGA
- a CDS encoding uroporphyrinogen-III synthase, producing MIRRLAVLRPEPGNAATVARAGAAGFATVSLPLFAVQPLAWSAPSAADFDALILTSANALRFGGAGLSALTALPVLAVGPHTAAAARAAGFDVMATGGGDGAEVAALAMAHGVSRALHLTGRDRTLSAGGPIAQGIAVYESAAVPVDSARLRITIGSVALLHSARAARRLAELLDAAGIDRAHVAIAAFSAAIAAAAGEGWADIDSAATPDDAALFAAATRVEPARGR from the coding sequence GTGATCCGGCGGCTGGCGGTGCTGCGGCCCGAACCGGGCAATGCCGCCACCGTCGCCCGCGCCGGGGCGGCGGGCTTTGCAACCGTGTCGCTGCCATTGTTTGCTGTCCAGCCGCTGGCATGGAGCGCGCCCAGCGCCGCCGATTTCGACGCGCTGATCCTGACCAGCGCCAACGCCTTACGCTTCGGCGGGGCGGGGCTCTCCGCGCTCACTGCCCTCCCGGTGCTCGCGGTCGGCCCGCATACGGCAGCAGCAGCGCGCGCGGCGGGGTTCGACGTCATGGCGACCGGTGGCGGTGATGGTGCAGAAGTCGCGGCGCTGGCGATGGCGCACGGTGTGTCGCGCGCGCTGCATTTGACGGGCCGCGACCGCACGCTTTCGGCGGGCGGGCCGATCGCGCAGGGTATTGCGGTCTATGAAAGCGCGGCCGTCCCGGTCGATTCGGCACGATTGCGGATAACAATCGGGTCGGTCGCCCTGCTCCACTCTGCGCGCGCGGCGCGGCGGCTGGCGGAACTGCTGGATGCCGCGGGGATCGACCGCGCGCACGTGGCGATTGCCGCGTTCAGCGCGGCAATCGCCGCTGCGGCCGGGGAAGGGTGGGCCGACATCGACAGTGCCGCCACCCCCGACGATGCCGCACTGTTTGCCGCCGCCACGCGCGTCGAACCTGCGCGGGGGCGTTGA